One window of Lathamus discolor isolate bLatDis1 chromosome 22, bLatDis1.hap1, whole genome shotgun sequence genomic DNA carries:
- the LOC136003641 gene encoding basic proline-rich protein-like, translated as MLPPPVLLHISCSTAVLSLGNTLRSTQLITETKGTGPMEQHPPGLHQMLHSRDVDGSTIPTSLFCPSLPGEMGSQARASLGMCRVCSDWFALNRNLCSRESGVYWRQGTGLPFLPVGCSTWGQPGRDTRRCSLGGSGCGRARSAPSPPSLPPSAWGPSALDLGANLCCSGSSLFPFCLSPGAARPLLPPHLPPHPQRWSPWAPPGSACWGAAEGSSGAALAPAPIQAPLRCQDLYWRPPPCPPPGNEGRLRAPISPSPALRLPRLRFPSAPLVPGVPLSGLPLHPMAMGQGHFAPLPLKPGPAECGITWCLAGEVRSFRHPLPMPQTWGLEAFPSPKAQIEGCRRAPILLPDREGAGPAPGAAASGCLGKAGSPQPAPCFQLPSVPRQEANPHRLDATGGEGRAGAAPLCPIPRG; from the exons ATGCTGCCGCCTCCTGTCCTGCTCCACATCTCCTGCAGCACCGCGGTGCTGAGCCTGGGCAACACGCTGAGGAGCACCCAACTCATCACGGAGACCAAAGGCACGGG ACCAATGGAGCAGCACCCACCAGGTCTCCACCAGATGTTGCACAGCAGGGATGTGGATGGCAGCACGATCCCTACAAGCCTGTTTTGTCCCAGCCTGCCTGGGGAGATGGGATCCCAGGCCCGGGCATCCCTAGGGATGTGCAGGGTTTGCTCTGACTGGTTTGCATTGAATAGAAACCTCTGCAGCAGGGAATCTGGTGTGTATTGGAGGCAGGGCACGGGCCTCCCATTCCTCCCAGTGGGATGCTCCACTTGGGGACAGCCTGGCCGGGACACACGCAGGTGCTCACTGGGAGGCTCTGGATGTGGCCGTGCCCGCAGCGcaccatcacctccatcacTGCCTCCCAGCGCCTGGGGCCCCAGCGCCCTGGATTTGGGTGCAAATCTCTGCTGCTCGGgttcttccctcttccctttctgcctctccccaggggctgctcgccccctcctccctccccatctcccccctCACCCCCAGCGCTGGAGCCCATGGGCCCCCCCCGGCAGTGCCTGTTGGGGGGCTGCAGAGGGCAGCAGCGGCGCGGCGCTGGCTCCGGCTCCCATCCAGGCTCCGCTGCGCTGCCAAGACCTTTATTGGAGaccccccccgtgccccccccccggcaACGAGGGGCGGCTCCGGGCCCCCATCAGCCCCTCCCCGGCTCTGCGCTTGCCCCGGCTGCGTTTCCCTTCTGCACCCCTGGTTCCTGGGGTACCCCTCAGCGggctccccctgcaccccatggctatggggcaggggcaCTTTGCCCCATTGCCGCTTAAACCAGGGCCTGCGGAGTGCGGCATCACTTGGTGCTTGGCAGGGGAGGTGCGGAGCTTTCGTCACCCCCTCCCCATGCCTCAAACGTGGGGTTTAGAAGCTTTCCCCTCCCCTAAGGCACAAATTGAAGGGTGCAGGAGAGCCCCCATCCTCCTGCCTGACCGCGAAGGGGCTGGGCCGgctcctggggcagcagcaaGCGGGTGCCTGGGCAAGGCCGGCAGcccccagcctgctccctgcttccagCTCCCCTCTGTGCCCCGACAGGAGGCAAATCCCCACCGGTTGGATGCTAccggaggggaagggagggcaggggcagccccaCTGTGCCCCATCCCCAG GGGTtaa
- the C22H8orf58 gene encoding uncharacterized protein C8orf58 homolog, protein MLGRRGAFSVEPLRDGPWEAAESCVVHSSASVYRRLQESPRGTLSPPRPRGQLLKCESEDSGVEMGSTEHSPSPPAGSESRFPLDGLAPERTPAAEEPGTEPPRLPHRKLAQAAQRSRRQRVLGRGHRGTAKPPREPAEPAAERPGDAAPSGAEPGQGLRYLEHVCQMLERLAKLQQDNRLLRQQAEGTRSTRPDATHSRDAAVWKGERFRPRSCSDSQAAAPDAAPCRRTWGYSASSPSLLDPTDSAAAAPAPDKDRRSHWGRVKALLTRLTRRSLRGGRCR, encoded by the exons aTGCTCGGCCGCCGCGGAGCCTTCAGCGTGGAGCCGCTCCGGG ATGGTCCCTGGGAGGCGGCTGAGAGCTGCGTGGTTCACAGCTCGGCCAGCGTGTACCGGCGGCTGCAGGAGAGCCCGCGGGGGACACTGAGCCCTCCCCGGCCCCGGGGGCAGCTCCTCAAGTGCGAGTCGGAGGACTCCGGGGTGGAGATGGGCAGCACCGAGCATTCGCCGTCCCCCCCCGCGGGCTCCGAGAGCCGCTTCCCCCTCGATGGGCTCGCACCGGAGCGGACCCCGGCCGCGGAGGAGCCGGGCACGGAGCCCCCCCGCCTGCCCCATAGGAAGCTGGCGCAGGCGGCGCAGCGCAGCCGGAGGCAGCGGGTGCTGGGGCGAGGCCACCGCGGGACAGCGAAGCCCCCTCGGGAGCCGGCGGAGCCCGCAGCGGAGCGCCCCGGGGATGCTGCACCCAGCGGGGCCGAGCCGGGACAGGGGCTGCGGTACCTGGAGCACGTCTGCCAGATGCTGGAGCGCTTGGccaagctgcagcaggacaACCGGCTCCTGCGGCAGCAGGCGGAGGGCACCCGGAGCACCCGCCCCGACGCCACG CACAGCCGGGACGCAGCCGTGTGGAAGGGGGAGCGGTTCCGGCCGCGCTCCTGCTCGGACAGCCAGGCTGCAG CCCCTGACGCTGCCCCGTGCCGCAGGACATGGGGGTACTCggccagctcccccagcctgcTGGACCCCACCGACAGCGCGGCCGCTGCTCCAGCACCGGACAAG GACAGGCGCTCGCACTGGGGCCGGGTGAAGGCGCTGCTCACCCGCCTCACCCGGCGCTCGCTGCGGGGGGGCCGCTGCAGGTAG